The Methanocaldococcus jannaschii DSM 2661 genome has a segment encoding these proteins:
- a CDS encoding TraB family protein, with protein sequence MVIILRHVRVFNGVNECDIYLIGTAHVSKDSIEEVEKIISSVSPEGIAVELDDRRFFSLITNEEKKVDLKKVLKEGNFLKFFIYLILANSQKKIGESFGIKPGSEMKKAIEIASKYGLPIYLIDRDIDITLSRLMDRMTFKEKMKIFWELLNSDEEDLELDDDLLNDMVKNPEKFIKLLKEISPTIYEVLVDERDRFMAKRLFELSKNKNSLVAVVGAGHVEGIVRYLKKLENGNDIDLMELIKVKKRKKSLKKLLTYGISLTIISIFLYMICYALNNPELLKMITFQWILFTGGLSALGVLLARGKLITALVAFLSAPITTLVPLPLAAVGTIAGLVELKYREITDKDLVGIINAESIKELLNNNLFRVLLVATLSNLGASIGVFYCLGKFIGFLG encoded by the coding sequence ATGGTGATTATTTTGAGACATGTTAGAGTATTTAATGGAGTTAATGAATGTGATATCTATTTAATTGGAACTGCTCATGTTTCAAAGGATAGTATTGAAGAAGTAGAAAAAATTATATCATCTGTCTCTCCAGAAGGAATTGCAGTAGAGCTTGATGATAGAAGATTTTTCTCATTAATTACAAATGAAGAGAAAAAAGTGGATTTAAAAAAAGTATTAAAGGAAGGGAATTTTTTAAAATTTTTCATATATTTAATTTTAGCTAATTCTCAAAAGAAGATAGGGGAGAGTTTTGGAATAAAGCCAGGTAGTGAGATGAAAAAAGCTATAGAAATAGCAAGCAAATATGGATTGCCAATATATCTAATTGATAGGGATATAGATATCACTTTATCAAGATTAATGGATAGAATGACATTTAAAGAAAAAATGAAGATTTTTTGGGAGCTATTAAATTCTGATGAGGAAGATTTGGAATTAGATGATGATTTATTAAACGATATGGTTAAAAATCCTGAAAAATTTATTAAATTGCTAAAGGAGATATCTCCAACAATATATGAGGTCTTAGTAGATGAAAGAGATAGATTCATGGCTAAAAGGTTATTTGAATTGAGTAAGAATAAAAATTCTTTGGTGGCAGTAGTTGGAGCGGGACATGTTGAGGGAATTGTAAGATATTTAAAAAAGCTTGAAAATGGAAATGATATTGATTTAATGGAATTAATAAAGGTAAAAAAGAGAAAAAAATCATTAAAAAAGCTTTTAACATATGGTATTTCATTGACTATAATTAGCATCTTTTTGTATATGATATGTTACGCCCTAAATAATCCAGAATTATTAAAGATGATTACTTTTCAATGGATATTATTTACTGGGGGCTTATCTGCCTTGGGAGTTTTATTGGCAAGAGGGAAGTTGATAACTGCATTAGTTGCCTTTCTATCAGCCCCTATAACTACTCTCGTCCCATTACCATTAGCGGCTGTGGGGACGATAGCTGGACTTGTAGAGTTAAAGTATAGAGAGATAACAGATAAAGATTTAGTGGGAATAATAAATGCTGAATCAATTAAAGAGCTCTTAAACAACAATTTATTTAGAGTCTTGTTAGTTGCCACTCTCTCAAATTTAGGGGCATCTATTGGTGTATTTTATTGCTTAGGAAAGTTTATTGGGTTTTTAGGATAA
- a CDS encoding ATP-binding cassette domain-containing protein — protein MLKVNNLSKIWKDFKLKNVSFEIDREYCVILGPSGAGKSVLIKCIAGILKPDSGRIILNGEDITNLPPEKRNVGYVPQNYALFPNKNVYKNIAYGLIIKKVNKLEIDRKVKEIAEFLNISHLLNRDVKTLSGGEQQRVALARALILNPSILLLDEPTSAVDIKIKESIISELKKIKHIPVLHITHDLAEARTLGEKVGIFMNGELIAFGDKSILKKPKNKKVAEFLGFNIIDDKAIAPEDVIIKDGNGGEVVNIIDYGKYKKVFVKYNGYIIKAFTERDLNIGDNVGLEFREQTKLT, from the coding sequence ATGCTTAAAGTAAATAATCTATCAAAGATTTGGAAAGATTTTAAATTAAAGAATGTCTCTTTTGAAATAGATAGGGAGTATTGTGTAATTCTCGGTCCAAGTGGAGCTGGAAAATCTGTTTTAATAAAATGCATAGCTGGGATATTAAAACCAGATTCTGGTAGAATTATTTTAAATGGAGAAGATATAACAAATCTACCACCAGAAAAAAGGAATGTTGGTTATGTTCCACAAAATTATGCCCTATTTCCAAACAAAAACGTTTATAAAAACATTGCCTATGGTTTAATAATAAAAAAAGTCAATAAATTAGAGATTGATAGAAAGGTTAAAGAGATAGCTGAGTTTTTAAATATTTCACATTTATTAAATAGGGATGTTAAAACATTAAGTGGAGGAGAACAGCAGAGGGTAGCTTTAGCAAGGGCTTTAATTCTAAATCCATCTATTTTACTTTTAGATGAACCAACATCTGCTGTAGATATTAAGATTAAAGAAAGCATTATATCTGAATTAAAAAAGATAAAGCATATCCCAGTTTTACATATAACCCATGATTTGGCTGAAGCAAGGACTTTGGGAGAAAAAGTAGGCATTTTTATGAATGGCGAGCTTATAGCTTTTGGAGATAAAAGTATATTAAAAAAACCTAAGAATAAAAAGGTTGCTGAGTTTTTAGGGTTTAATATAATAGACGATAAGGCAATAGCTCCAGAGGATGTAATTATTAAGGATGGAAATGGAGGAGAGGTTGTAAATATCATAGATTATGGAAAATATAAAAAGGTGTTTGTCAAATATAATGGTTACATCATTAAAGCTTTTACAGAAAGAGATTTAAATATTGGAGATAATGTTGGATTAGAGTTTAGAGAACAAACAAAATTAACATGA
- the truD gene encoding tRNA pseudouridine(13) synthase TruD — protein MKNISTKESFFKFKFNNRSLYCWGAFMKLRMKPEDFIVEEIIDFNKIAGDRCYLYKLTKRNIESLKAFSYIAKKFKIPLKDIGYCGLKDRHALTTQYISIPKKYGKLSLDEPNLKLELIGESKFLLLGDLEGNRFTITVRGLKKEDIPKIKENLKYLEFGAPNYFDSQRFGSVFDKKFIAKEVIKGNYEEAVKILLTKYKKSEKKLIKDLKRFIDKNWGDWDKIWEYIKENNIKSRLYVNMVKELKKSNDYKKALSYVDDRLKKIFVAAYQSYLWNECVKELLRKYVPEEDRVYYEYECGTLMFYKKMDEEVFNILKDKKFPTIAPDIEYSGEEKEIIEEILKREGLTMEELNNIGELGKFIYSERKILSIPKNLKIGEFEEDELNKGKYKITLSYELEKGSYATIIIKRAFLGVKTKKRKR, from the coding sequence ATGAAAAATATTTCAACCAAAGAGTCTTTTTTTAAATTTAAGTTTAATAATAGAAGTTTATATTGTTGGGGTGCTTTTATGAAACTTAGAATGAAGCCAGAGGATTTTATCGTTGAAGAAATTATTGATTTTAATAAAATAGCTGGAGATAGATGCTACCTTTATAAATTAACAAAGAGAAATATAGAGAGTTTGAAAGCATTCTCTTATATTGCAAAAAAATTTAAAATTCCATTGAAGGATATTGGATACTGTGGATTAAAAGATAGGCATGCTTTAACTACTCAATATATATCTATACCAAAAAAATATGGAAAATTAAGCTTAGATGAACCAAATTTAAAATTAGAGTTAATCGGAGAATCAAAATTTCTATTGTTGGGAGATTTAGAGGGAAATAGATTCACAATAACAGTTAGGGGTTTAAAAAAAGAAGACATCCCAAAAATAAAAGAAAATTTAAAATACTTAGAATTTGGAGCTCCAAATTATTTTGATAGTCAGAGATTTGGAAGCGTTTTTGATAAAAAATTCATTGCCAAAGAAGTTATAAAAGGCAATTATGAAGAAGCTGTGAAAATATTGCTAACGAAATATAAAAAATCTGAAAAGAAATTAATAAAAGATTTAAAGAGATTTATAGATAAAAACTGGGGAGATTGGGATAAAATTTGGGAGTATATTAAGGAAAATAATATAAAGTCAAGATTATATGTGAATATGGTTAAAGAGCTTAAAAAAAGCAATGATTATAAAAAAGCTTTAAGTTATGTTGATGATAGGCTGAAGAAAATTTTTGTTGCTGCTTATCAAAGCTATCTATGGAATGAGTGTGTAAAAGAGTTATTAAGAAAATATGTTCCAGAAGAAGATAGGGTTTATTATGAATATGAATGTGGAACCCTTATGTTCTATAAAAAAATGGATGAGGAAGTGTTTAATATATTGAAAGATAAAAAATTTCCAACAATAGCTCCAGACATTGAATATAGTGGAGAAGAAAAAGAAATTATTGAAGAAATCTTAAAGAGAGAAGGCCTTACTATGGAAGAGCTAAATAATATAGGAGAGTTAGGGAAGTTCATATACAGTGAAAGAAAGATTCTTTCAATCCCTAAAAACTTAAAAATTGGAGAGTTTGAAGAGGATGAATTGAATAAAGGAAAATATAAAATAACTTTAAGCTATGAATTGGAAAAAGGAAGTTATGCAACAATTATAATAAAAAGGGCTTTCTTAGGTGTAAAAACTAAAAAAAGAAAAAGATAA
- a CDS encoding NADH-quinone oxidoreductase subunit B family protein codes for MIKKIARKKCIHVMLVYTGGCNACDIEVVNAIFSPFYDAEQYNVFLTFNPREADILVVTGCVTKVVAESLRKIYEKIPEPKAVVAVGACALMGGVYKNIGGDLGTSDFVAGPVENIIPVDVKVPGCAPRPEDIIAGIVKALPKVIEGK; via the coding sequence ATGATTAAAAAAATCGCAAGGAAGAAGTGTATTCATGTAATGCTTGTTTATACTGGTGGATGTAACGCTTGTGATATTGAAGTTGTTAATGCTATATTCTCTCCATTTTATGATGCTGAGCAGTATAATGTTTTTTTAACATTTAATCCAAGAGAGGCAGATATTTTAGTTGTTACTGGTTGTGTTACTAAAGTTGTTGCAGAATCATTAAGAAAAATTTATGAGAAGATTCCAGAACCAAAGGCAGTTGTTGCTGTAGGAGCTTGCGCATTGATGGGAGGAGTTTATAAAAACATTGGAGGAGATTTAGGAACTTCAGATTTTGTTGCAGGACCTGTTGAAAACATTATTCCAGTTGATGTTAAAGTGCCTGGCTGTGCCCCAAGACCAGAGGATATTATTGCTGGGATAGTTAAAGCTCTACCTAAGGTTATCGAAGGAAAATGA
- a CDS encoding respiratory chain complex I subunit 1 family protein → MIDELISIIGIPALAFAISTYIPGIQRKIEARIQQRIGPSILAPGFWAFFKFLFKETKAPDANLPKLYNLLPLLSIVVLWALLSITSLTSFHILSNEIGIVGLLKLEEMMYVILGSLAFSIMGWKMPFIDECKGTPFIKTLKLSLEQLGAVRSFKMITIGSFPFYLATFLPFVQKKSIFLKDIVGEPFLFSLAGIFGAACYFIGYVIMIKEYPFSITHTKADVIEGPTMELIAKYRALYLASKELLLIALGSLFATLYLGIAPDIENPITIVENFAIALIFPILATFVRAFSPVLLFKQIYPISYVATLIGVIGFIFALLGW, encoded by the coding sequence ATGATTGATGAGCTAATATCCATAATTGGCATTCCGGCTTTAGCATTTGCAATCTCTACATATATTCCGGGAATTCAGAGAAAGATAGAGGCAAGGATACAACAAAGAATAGGGCCGAGTATATTAGCCCCAGGATTTTGGGCATTTTTTAAGTTTTTATTTAAAGAGACAAAAGCTCCTGATGCAAATTTGCCAAAACTATATAATTTGCTGCCTTTGTTGTCTATAGTTGTGTTGTGGGCATTGTTGTCTATAACATCATTAACATCCTTCCATATATTATCTAACGAGATTGGTATTGTTGGATTGCTGAAGTTGGAGGAGATGATGTATGTTATATTAGGTTCTTTAGCATTTTCAATTATGGGCTGGAAAATGCCGTTTATAGATGAATGCAAAGGCACACCGTTTATAAAAACTTTAAAGCTTTCATTGGAGCAGTTAGGAGCTGTAAGAAGCTTTAAAATGATAACTATAGGTTCATTTCCATTTTATTTAGCAACATTTTTGCCATTTGTTCAAAAGAAGAGTATATTCTTAAAAGATATTGTTGGAGAACCATTTTTATTCTCATTGGCTGGGATATTTGGAGCTGCGTGTTATTTCATTGGATATGTGATAATGATTAAAGAATATCCATTCTCAATAACTCACACAAAGGCAGATGTTATTGAAGGTCCTACAATGGAATTAATTGCAAAATATAGAGCTTTATATTTAGCAAGTAAGGAACTTTTGTTAATAGCTTTAGGAAGTTTATTTGCAACTCTATACTTAGGAATAGCTCCAGATATAGAGAATCCTATAACAATAGTTGAAAACTTTGCTATAGCTTTGATATTCCCTATATTGGCCACATTTGTTAGGGCATTTTCGCCAGTACTTTTATTTAAACAGATATATCCTATCTCCTATGTGGCAACACTAATTGGTGTTATTGGCTTTATATTTGCATTGCTTGGATGGTAA
- a CDS encoding EVE domain-containing protein → MTYWLFSSNNIRNIEICYNHMIWGFWDRNAGEKQKKNWRSFIRKYNQIKPFDVAVFQIAKTGEIHAIGVIKETYYDDQTPIWDNEINLNKVTFPWRVSFSVIIFSKEAVIKRFIKIQDYIDGYGLGELEHHDFNEILKAFQKKFGMISIK, encoded by the coding sequence ATGACATATTGGCTCTTTAGCTCTAACAATATAAGAAATATTGAAATCTGCTATAATCATATGATTTGGGGATTTTGGGATAGAAACGCTGGAGAGAAACAGAAAAAGAATTGGAGAAGTTTTATAAGAAAATATAACCAAATAAAACCTTTTGATGTTGCCGTTTTCCAAATTGCAAAAACCGGAGAGATTCATGCTATTGGAGTTATAAAAGAGACATATTATGATGACCAAACACCAATATGGGACAATGAAATAAACTTAAATAAAGTTACTTTCCCTTGGAGAGTATCATTTTCAGTAATAATTTTCTCAAAAGAGGCTGTAATAAAAAGATTTATAAAAATACAAGATTATATTGATGGATATGGTTTGGGAGAACTTGAACATCATGATTTTAATGAAATTTTAAAAGCCTTTCAAAAGAAATTTGGAATGATTTCTATAAAATAA
- the wtpB gene encoding tungstate ABC transporter permease WtpB, which produces MEKFDIAMTVFLVMIFLFIFLPIIYMLSNPGDLNQLLDKEVIEAFKTTLLAGAVATLIALIFGIPTGYILARYDFKFKSFVEAVLDLPMAIPHSVIGIIILSFIYGIDIINFIGRYVVDNFWGIVTVYLFVGIPFMVNSIRDGFLSVDEEIEYVSRTLGASKIRTFFEISLPLIKNNIISGIILSFARGISEVGAILIIAYYPKTVPILIYERFMSFGLDASKPISVGMILISIALFALLRMFGRMRGR; this is translated from the coding sequence ATGGAGAAGTTCGATATTGCGATGACAGTGTTTTTGGTAATGATATTCTTATTCATATTTTTACCAATTATTTATATGCTATCAAATCCCGGAGATTTAAACCAATTGTTGGATAAAGAGGTTATAGAGGCGTTTAAAACTACTCTATTAGCTGGAGCTGTTGCTACTCTAATAGCTCTAATTTTTGGAATACCAACTGGCTATATTTTGGCAAGGTATGATTTTAAATTTAAAAGCTTTGTTGAGGCTGTTTTAGATTTACCGATGGCAATTCCTCACAGCGTTATAGGTATCATAATCCTATCCTTCATTTATGGTATTGATATTATAAATTTTATTGGTAGATATGTAGTTGATAACTTTTGGGGGATTGTTACTGTCTATCTATTTGTTGGCATACCTTTTATGGTTAATAGTATAAGAGATGGCTTTTTAAGTGTTGATGAAGAGATTGAGTATGTCTCAAGAACCTTGGGGGCTTCAAAGATAAGGACGTTTTTTGAAATATCTCTCCCATTGATAAAAAATAATATCATCTCTGGGATTATTTTGAGTTTTGCAAGAGGAATTAGTGAGGTTGGAGCAATATTGATAATAGCATATTATCCAAAAACAGTTCCTATCTTAATATATGAAAGATTTATGAGCTTTGGATTAGATGCTTCAAAACCAATATCTGTTGGAATGATTTTGATTAGCATAGCGTTGTTTGCATTACTAAGGATGTTTGGGAGGATGAGAGGGAGATAA
- a CDS encoding KaiC domain-containing protein, producing MKRVKTGIPGMDEILHGGIPERNVVLLSGGPGTGKSIFCQQFLYKGVVDYNEPSILVALEEHPVQIRENMRQFGWDIRKLEEEGKFAIIDAFTYGIGSAAKREKYVVNDPNDERELIDVLKTAINDIGAKRIGIDSVTTLYINKPMLARRTVFLLKRVISGLGCTAIFTSQISVGERGFGGPGVEHAVDGIIRLDLDEIDGELKRSLIVWKMRGTSHSLKRHPFDITNEGIIVYPDKVLKLR from the coding sequence ATGAAAAGAGTAAAAACTGGAATTCCTGGGATGGATGAAATCTTACACGGTGGAATACCTGAAAGGAATGTTGTTCTATTATCTGGAGGGCCTGGAACTGGAAAATCCATATTCTGTCAGCAATTTTTATACAAGGGGGTTGTTGATTACAATGAACCAAGTATTTTAGTAGCTTTGGAGGAACATCCTGTTCAAATTAGAGAGAATATGAGACAGTTTGGATGGGATATTAGAAAGTTAGAGGAAGAGGGAAAATTTGCTATAATCGATGCCTTTACATACGGAATAGGAAGTGCTGCAAAAAGAGAAAAATACGTTGTAAATGACCCAAATGATGAGAGAGAGTTAATAGACGTTTTAAAAACTGCTATAAATGATATTGGAGCTAAGAGGATAGGAATTGATTCAGTCACTACCCTATACATAAACAAGCCAATGCTGGCAAGAAGAACTGTCTTTTTATTAAAAAGAGTCATCTCTGGTTTAGGATGTACTGCTATCTTCACTTCTCAAATATCCGTTGGAGAAAGAGGATTTGGAGGACCAGGAGTTGAGCATGCAGTTGATGGGATTATAAGATTAGATTTGGATGAAATTGATGGAGAGTTGAAGAGGAGTTTAATCGTATGGAAGATGAGGGGAACAAGCCATTCATTAAAGAGGCATCCATTTGACATAACCAATGAGGGAATAATTGTATATCCAGATAAGGTATTGAAGCTTAGATAA
- a CDS encoding coenzyme F420-0:L-glutamate ligase: protein MRAYPIKTRYIKRGENFIPIVVEAIKNSGIKLEDGDFVVLSEKMVSTAEGNFIDESKFKPGVLAYLCYYWSKYLWGYVLGKLLKVKEDKIKNLRRMPKEETLKHKQTIIEIVGLRYALKPYAEGGVDLTNVPGTYACPLPKNPKKWAEELYKEIKKELGVDVVVMVADTDATYRVLNFYFTALPYAIDGIISGIGVFGFILGRLADVLKIGGFAGCTPLAIAGNEVYKKYSIGELTRIAFICDRVHKTIKNINEVLEKYNTYVITEEILEKLEHTPVVVVKIKEEYKPESQR from the coding sequence ATGAGAGCTTATCCCATCAAAACAAGATACATAAAAAGGGGAGAAAATTTTATCCCAATTGTTGTTGAAGCAATAAAAAATAGTGGAATTAAATTAGAGGATGGAGATTTTGTAGTATTAAGTGAAAAGATGGTTTCAACTGCTGAGGGAAATTTTATTGATGAGAGTAAATTTAAACCAGGAGTTTTAGCTTATCTCTGCTATTATTGGTCTAAATATCTTTGGGGCTATGTGCTTGGAAAGTTATTGAAAGTTAAAGAAGATAAAATAAAAAATTTGAGAAGAATGCCAAAGGAAGAGACTTTAAAGCATAAACAGACAATTATAGAAATAGTTGGATTAAGATATGCCTTAAAACCTTATGCTGAAGGAGGAGTTGATTTAACAAACGTCCCTGGGACTTATGCCTGTCCTCTCCCAAAAAATCCAAAAAAATGGGCTGAGGAGTTATATAAAGAGATAAAAAAAGAATTAGGTGTTGATGTTGTTGTTATGGTTGCCGATACTGATGCTACTTATAGAGTTTTGAATTTCTATTTTACCGCTCTTCCCTATGCAATTGATGGAATAATAAGTGGTATTGGAGTTTTTGGTTTCATTCTTGGAAGGTTGGCAGATGTTTTAAAGATTGGTGGATTTGCTGGATGCACACCATTAGCAATAGCTGGAAATGAGGTATATAAAAAGTATTCTATTGGTGAGCTTACAAGGATAGCTTTTATTTGTGATAGAGTGCATAAAACAATAAAAAACATTAATGAAGTTTTAGAAAAATACAACACCTATGTTATAACTGAAGAGATTTTGGAAAAATTGGAGCATACTCCAGTAGTAGTTGTTAAAATTAAGGAAGAGTATAAACCAGAATCTCAAAGATAA
- a CDS encoding ribose-phosphate diphosphokinase produces MIVVSGSQSQNLAFKVAKLLNTKLTRVEYKRFPDNEIYVRIVDEINDDEAVIINTQKNQNDAIVETILLCDALRDEGVKKITLVAPYLAYARQDKKFNPGEAISIRALAKIYSNIVDKLITINPHETHIKDFFTIPFIYGDAVPKLAEYVKDKLNDPIVLAPDKGALEFAKTASKILNAEYDYLEKTRLSPTEIQIAPKTLDAKDRDVFIVDDIISTGGTMATAVKLLKEQGAKKIIAACVHPVLIGDALNKLYSAGVEEVVGTDTYLSEVSKVSVAEVIVDLL; encoded by the coding sequence ATGATTGTAGTATCAGGAAGTCAATCCCAAAATTTGGCTTTTAAGGTAGCTAAGCTTTTAAACACAAAATTAACAAGAGTAGAGTATAAAAGATTCCCAGACAACGAGATTTATGTTAGAATAGTTGATGAAATCAACGACGATGAGGCAGTTATAATAAACACACAAAAAAATCAAAATGATGCAATTGTAGAGACAATTTTGCTGTGTGATGCTTTAAGGGATGAAGGAGTTAAAAAAATAACCTTAGTTGCTCCATACTTAGCTTATGCAAGGCAAGATAAAAAATTCAATCCTGGAGAGGCAATAAGCATTAGAGCTTTAGCAAAAATCTACTCAAATATTGTTGATAAACTCATTACAATAAATCCACACGAAACACACATAAAGGATTTCTTCACAATCCCATTTATTTATGGAGATGCAGTTCCAAAGTTGGCAGAGTATGTTAAAGATAAATTAAACGACCCAATAGTTTTAGCTCCAGATAAAGGAGCTTTAGAATTTGCTAAAACTGCATCTAAAATCCTAAATGCAGAATACGACTACTTAGAAAAAACAAGACTCTCTCCAACAGAAATCCAAATAGCTCCAAAGACATTGGATGCTAAAGATAGGGATGTGTTTATTGTTGATGATATCATCTCTACAGGAGGAACAATGGCTACAGCTGTTAAGTTATTAAAAGAGCAGGGAGCTAAAAAAATAATTGCTGCATGTGTGCATCCTGTTTTAATTGGAGATGCATTAAATAAGCTCTATTCAGCTGGAGTTGAGGAAGTTGTAGGGACTGATACATATTTATCAGAGGTTAGTAAGGTTAGTGTTGCAGAGGTTATTGTTGATTTATTATAA
- a CDS encoding methanogenesis marker 12 protein, which produces MITVGIDHGTSGITTCIKDNDKKIIFKLKRTELKEKSYLEELEKHISLEDIDLIALTYSMGDGINKILPIEKVKNRGVLSIEGAGEKVGGGTKVYDEIKESGLPAVVIPGLHRGIECLDERFRALYSHIASPEKVSIAYYAYKLFGFNDFVLSDISSNTVTLLIKDGKIFGGFDACIGAIGMLHGPIDLEMIRDIDAGKITANEAFSKAGAVKIAKLYKGVENTKEEIINNYFNDENCRLAVDSLILSVSMEINSLLPLLDKNKRRVVLAGSIGTLRNPIDIPKRIKEFVEAKIFVLYGESGAIGGALIAEDILKGKRDILGIEVEFK; this is translated from the coding sequence ATGATAACCGTTGGAATAGACCATGGAACGTCGGGAATAACTACATGCATAAAAGATAATGATAAAAAGATAATATTTAAACTAAAGAGAACAGAACTCAAAGAAAAATCTTACTTAGAGGAGTTGGAGAAACATATTTCATTGGAAGATATTGATTTGATTGCTTTAACTTACTCAATGGGAGATGGGATAAACAAAATCCTACCAATAGAAAAAGTGAAAAATAGAGGAGTTTTAAGTATTGAAGGAGCTGGAGAAAAGGTTGGAGGAGGAACAAAGGTTTATGATGAGATTAAAGAATCTGGATTGCCAGCTGTTGTTATTCCAGGATTGCATAGAGGAATAGAATGCTTAGATGAGAGGTTTAGAGCTTTATACTCCCATATAGCATCTCCAGAAAAGGTTTCTATAGCTTATTATGCATATAAATTATTTGGATTTAATGATTTTGTTTTATCCGATATATCCTCAAATACTGTAACTTTATTAATAAAAGATGGTAAGATTTTTGGAGGATTTGATGCGTGTATTGGAGCTATTGGAATGTTACATGGCCCTATAGATTTAGAAATGATTAGAGATATAGATGCTGGAAAAATTACAGCAAATGAAGCATTTTCAAAGGCAGGGGCTGTTAAAATAGCCAAGCTCTATAAAGGTGTTGAAAATACAAAAGAAGAGATAATTAACAACTATTTTAATGATGAAAATTGTAGATTGGCAGTTGATAGCTTAATTTTAAGTGTCTCTATGGAGATAAATAGCTTATTACCTTTATTGGATAAAAATAAAAGAAGAGTGGTTTTAGCAGGTTCTATAGGGACTTTAAGGAATCCGATAGATATTCCAAAAAGAATTAAAGAGTTTGTTGAGGCAAAGATATTTGTCTTATATGGAGAAAGTGGGGCTATTGGGGGGGCTTTGATAGCAGAGGATATTTTAAAAGGGAAGAGAGATATTTTAGGAATAGAAGTGGAGTTTAAGTGA
- a CDS encoding potassium channel family protein, whose amino-acid sequence METSKKLVIVAVLSITLILTYAYLISIIEGVDYFTALYFSVITITTTGYGDFTPKTFLGRTLTVVYLCVGVGIVMYLFSLIAEFIVEGKFEEFVRLKKMKNKIKTLKDHYIICGYGRLGKVVGEKFIEENIPFIAIDINEDVLKEEYEKYPDKFLYIVGDAKKEEVLKKAKIDKAKGLIATLPSDADNVFLTLTARELNPNILITAKADEKEAIRKLKIAGANRVVSPYLIGGLRMAEVSVRPGILDFLSTFIKIAKDEYEEDIELRKFVIEKDSELAYKSLKDANIRGKTGATILGIRREKEFCINPYPEFILKPGDVIYAFGTEENLKYLENLVKKKKKKL is encoded by the coding sequence ATGGAGACGTCAAAGAAGTTAGTTATTGTTGCAGTTCTCTCAATAACATTAATTTTAACTTATGCCTATTTAATAAGCATAATTGAGGGGGTTGATTATTTCACAGCTCTATATTTCAGTGTTATTACAATAACAACCACAGGTTATGGAGATTTTACTCCAAAAACATTTTTGGGGAGGACATTAACTGTAGTTTACCTATGTGTTGGTGTGGGAATAGTGATGTATCTCTTCAGCTTAATAGCGGAGTTCATTGTTGAGGGGAAGTTTGAAGAGTTTGTGAGGTTGAAAAAGATGAAAAATAAGATTAAAACTTTAAAAGACCATTATATTATCTGTGGATATGGAAGATTAGGGAAGGTTGTGGGGGAGAAGTTTATTGAAGAGAATATCCCATTTATTGCTATAGATATTAATGAAGATGTCCTAAAGGAAGAGTATGAAAAATACCCAGATAAGTTTTTATACATTGTGGGGGATGCTAAAAAGGAGGAAGTATTGAAAAAAGCAAAAATTGATAAGGCAAAGGGATTAATTGCTACTCTTCCTTCTGATGCAGATAATGTGTTTTTAACCTTAACAGCAAGAGAATTAAATCCAAACATTTTAATTACTGCTAAAGCAGATGAGAAGGAAGCCATAAGAAAATTAAAAATAGCTGGGGCTAATAGAGTAGTGTCTCCGTATTTAATTGGCGGATTAAGAATGGCTGAGGTCTCTGTTAGACCAGGGATTTTGGACTTTTTGAGCACATTTATTAAGATAGCTAAAGATGAATATGAGGAAGATATTGAGTTGAGAAAGTTTGTCATTGAAAAAGATTCTGAATTAGCATATAAAAGTTTAAAAGATGCGAATATTAGAGGAAAAACTGGGGCTACAATCTTAGGTATTCGAAGAGAAAAGGAGTTTTGTATAAATCCTTATCCAGAGTTTATTCTAAAACCTGGTGATGTAATATATGCATTTGGAACTGAAGAAAACTTAAAATATTTGGAAAATCTTGTTAAAAAGAAAAAGAAAAAGTTATAA